ATCAAATGACCTGCAATAACTCTTGCAAATAGCTGTTATCATATAACAAAAatgatacccaaaaaaaaaaagaagctattAGTTACCGCCAAGTAGATTTTTGTAATGATAAGACTAAACAAATTGCAGAACCTGAAAGAACTTGTTTCAGCATCAAGCACACCATCAATCACTGAATTGCAGTTTTTTTATGTCCAATAGTGCAGTTTCCTTTTTATGTATTTGTGTTTTCTGTGAAGGCTACGAGTGAAATCCCACACATCTTGCTTAAGGGGCCCCCTGGTTCAGGAAAGAAGTCACTAACAATGGCTCTTCTGCTTGAAATCTATGGGGACACAGTTCGTAATGTATGTGTCTTATTAGTAAACGGAAAAATCTAAGACAACGGTTTACTTTAAGATGCATAGTCATAGTCACACATTCCCCTTTTTGGTGCAGATATCTCATGATTTGCACTGCTTCCACATTCAGGTATATTTTGCTGTTCTATTCCTCTATGCTAATACGAACTGTTGTGCTATGCAAGATTCGATATTTTTATTCCTTGTACACGAAGCACTGTGAGACATATAGATCCACCTGATACAGATTCAGGAATAACTGTAGATGCTGATTGATTCTACACACTCTAGAGTAGTGTTTGTTCCGATTTATATTAACAATCGCACGGAAAGGATTGGTAAATGACCCTAAAGTTCAGGAACTTACCACATTACTCATCAAAATCCTGTGAAAATTGTAAGAATATATAGGATCAGATATGGCATCTTATTATCCTATTGGCAGTCTAAGGTGTATGTATCTTTATCTCTTGACAGGAAACAAAGCCAATGGAAGCAATTGTTCCCGTAAGCTCAAGTCCTCACCATGTGGAGTTCAATGTTTCTTCAGAACCTAATGTTGCATATGCATTAATGGCTTTAGTCAAGAAAATAAGCACCGACTATGCTGTCATCCGAGAAATCAGCAACGTCAATATGAAGGCAGACTATAAAGGCAAGCAGCTTCCATAAACACATGGAGATACTCTACTTTTAacatgtttctttttttctgaaaTTCAGTTAAGTTTAATATATGTCGTTTACTACAGTAATGGTTCTCTATGATGTTGATAAAGCTGCGGATAACATACAacatttgataaaatggattaTGGACTGTTACTCTGATGCTTGTAAACTCATTCTCTGCTGTGAAGATGAAGTAAACATCCTTGAACATGTTAAAAGCCGCTGTAAGGTTATCAATGTTGAAGCTCCAGTCACTCATGAAGTAAGTCTTCTTGCTAATCTTTCATAGTTACCTGATATTCAGTCTTTTGACTGTTGGAAACCACCATGGAACATACTGCTCTACTAGTCTACTAAttatcagatttttttttgtttgtttatgaAAGTTCTTTCTTGCCTGACTTCTCCTTCTCCTATTTCTTAGATTATAGAAGTTCTAATCCAGATAGCCGGAAAAGAAGAATTTGAACTACCCATGAGTTTTGCAGCTAGAATTGCTAACAAATCAAAGCAAAATATGAGGGGAGCAATTATGGCACTTGAAGCTTGTAAAGCACAAAAGTAAGTCTGTAAATAGTGAGGGATGCATTAGGTACTTTTATCTTCGGACTAACTTCGGCATCAACCCTGTATAGCTACCCTTTTTCGGAGGATCAACCAATCGCACTAGGATGGGAAGAGGTCCTTGTTGAACTTGCTGCAGGAATTCTAGCTGATCCATCACCTAAGAGGTAAAAACTTGAAATTTATTGAGTAACAGGCGCTTCTTGATGCTATAGCTTGTCATCCAAGGAGTTTTTCAGGGCATTCCTCAGCATTATTACCtattaaaaatgagaaaaatgtaaATATATTAAGCGCATTTGCATAAACAGAAGGATTGTTTCAAAGCAAAACCTTTCTTTAACCAAACAAACAATTAAGTCTAATATTGGGCATCCCTGATTCAACAGAATATCCTTCATCCGAGGgaaatttcaaaaacttctagcGGATTTTGTTCATCCAAAACTGATTCTTCTGGTAATGTCCACCAGACCTTTATAGAGCTTTCCACTAAATTATCACAAATATATAGCATGTAACATTATTGGTTTTCTGTAATTCAGAAGCTTGTTGAACAATTTCTCAAGGGAGTTGACGCCAGTTCAAAAAGGGAAATCTATTACTGGCATTCTTATTATGTAAGTTCAGTTTTCAGCTTCAGATGAGTTGCATTTAACTACGAAGTAAAGAGATTAACTGAAGTCCATCTGCAGGATAAGAGACTCCCTACTGGAACAAGTGCTTTATTAAAGTTAGAAGGTAATTGTTTAGAGCAGTTTGCCTTTTAACAGTTCTGTCATGAATCAACACCCCTGCTTCATGTAGATAAATAGAAACGTCAAGATTCCTCACATCTTCGATGTTGTGATCAGTTGGAATAAaaaatctataaaaaaaaaaaaaaaaaaaaaaagacgtttGAAAGCCAAATAATGCCATCTAATTCACTGATACATCATTCACATTGACATTGCAGAATTCACAGCCAAGTTTATGAGCATCCAACGGAGGAGTCTGAACCATCATCAGGTCTCCTAGTAACTTGCAATATTACAGGGGGGAGACTCTTCTTGTCGGTTGCAACAGGTCACAGATTTTTTGGCAGTCTGACATTGCATGCTGTTTGCTATAAACTTCTTCTACTCTGAAAAATTTCGCTCGTCTGCAAAATGTGGGCCAATATAGTCAGTAGAAGATATGGAATCCTGCTGCTACGGTTGATTGAGGTTAGAGCACTGTCCAGATGGCTTCACTGCCGAAGCTCAATGCAGCCTCTTCGCTGATACACAATTACGTAAACATCTGTACTTAGAATTTGAACATATGTAAATCCTACGTTTTATAGAAGTGCTTGTGATTATGTGTGACTCACTACTCTTATGTGATGTGAGTTATGGAATTCACTTGTGCAACTTTTGCCTGGTCCCTTGATGTTGAAATGGAGCAACTTAGGTAACCCAAGAATGAAATTTATGGATCAAGAATCAGGATTGTTTTTGAATGTTTATAATACTTCTTGTATCTTCATAGATTATGAAGgagggagggttgggttggattGGATTGGATTGGATGTTAAAGAGCTGCTGAATCATTTGTCACGTGGTAGACACATTTTAGATGTGTGGGGCCCACCCACACGTAGGACACGGGTGACTCATGGGGGCCAAAAATTTCGCTTCACGATCTATAGAGAAGGAACACTTCTCAAAATAATTATGACTGTCCATCCAGATAATGGACGACACGTGATCCATTTATTCaaatgaaaaattgaagagaaaattcATTGAAGAGAAGCCGAATCCCTGATACACAAATAAATGCACAGGAAGACATTTTTCACAAAGCGTCCAGTCCAAAAGATGTTCCATTCCACCCTATATCTCACACCCACAAAATCATCGACTACTGTACTTAACCAATGGAAATCTTTCCATTACTTAAATAGTGCTTCTATTGGGCAGAGGAATTTTGTAGAATATTCCTACAGtggaaagaaaaaagtaaagaTGCCCTGACCACCGTCAAACAAACAGACGTTACGCCAGCAGCCAGTCGTAATTTCCGGTCAGCGGTTTTCATGCACATTTCCAGACCAATTTCATTACGTGCCGTTCTCTGATTGTTCCTTCACTGACCCAATTTTCCTTCATTACAAGCTCCATTTCTCGAGACTCCACTCAGCTTTACCTTGCGATACCATCTCCGGTCCTGAAGCCTTAACCCCACCATTTTCACCGTCAGATCATGAGTGACGCCTTTCCCATCCAATGACTCACGTCACCGTAAACCAACCGGTAAACGTTGCCCGAAATGTGCTAAACGGCAAACGCCACGCCATCATGCTTTTCCCACTACTTTACGATTAACGAATACAGAATATTGTAGTGGTACTAGTAGACCAGTATAGGCCTCTAGTCCTCCAGCTACATTCCACTCATTCACCGCCTCACAACGCTAATCGAATTTCTTTGGCTTCCTATTGTCCCAGGTCTCATCTCTCCTCTGTAAGTGTAAGCTAGCCCCTTTAATCCCTTTTCTCGAATTTAGATGATTTTCAGTTTTTCGCATAGTATTTTCTTGATTTCGGAATATGCATGCAGTTATTACATGGTTTTACGCGCGTCTCTGGATTCTTGTTGACAATAGAAACTTCCTTCGTACTacttctttgattttttttccctttttgggtTCTGTTGAATTTTCGTTCTTTGAATAGATTACTGGTTTGATGCTGCATGTCGTCATGACTCATTAGTGTCTGACTGTGGCATAttctttttataaaataaaatttggatTGATTATTTGTTAGATggggctttctttttttttaaataaggtTACTTGGTTGATGAGTTCTTTTAGTTGCGTTTAGGAAGCCCTTTTCGTATTAGAAGCGAAGTTGATggtgattttttccttttctttgacaaCTATTTTTACATGTGAAATGCCTAGTGACGTGTGCATATAGGGCTGGTGGACAACCTACTAATGATGAAGTgatcattttggagaaaattgcaCTGATTTGTAATCTCGTCTGTTTTCTACATGGTCAAAAATCGGAAATTTGCTCCAGAGCCTAGAGCAGATGTATTCTGCGATTAATGCACTTACTTCTCCCCTGCCTGTTACCATCTCTGTTGCGTGAGTCATTCTTGTTACCTGTTCTTAGTTTGTAGTAACATTGTATTTAGCTATAAGTTTTGTTTTCAGTTTGTTGCCTCTACTACTTATTCGATAGCCTTTTGATGGCTATGTTGGATAACTAAGATAATTCTTGATAATTTCAAGACTAAAGTACTCTGATTCTCGAAGGCTATTGCAAATCTTATCACAGTTGATCCTGTGATTTCAAAGGTCGTTCTCACTGCTTGGATACCTTTTTTTTCTGAGCTATACATGTCAACATTATCGAAAATGTGATCGCCATCTGATTCTTGCCTTCAATAGGATTGTTAAATGTTATTTCGTTTCCTTGTGTACAAACGAGCTCATAAGCCACAGGACAGAGTTGCTTGTATTCTTTTACTATTGGTCCGCTTATTCTATTTAACTAGGAAAGAATAGTTGTCTTATAATTTCTATTGCCTTGTTTCTCTTCGTTCAGTTGACAATGGCGAACGACGATGGACAAGGTGCTGGAAAAAGTTCAGGAAACTCTGGTGTTGTCCTGAATGAGCGAATTCTCTCCTCCATGTCACGAAGATCTGCTGCTGCTCATCCCTGGCATGACTTGGAAATCGGTAGATATTCTTTCACCCATTTGTATTGCTTATGCAACTGAAGCCAGTTTGCAACAGTTGTCACTTAAACCACTATCAACTTTAATCCTCAAGGAATTATGGTCATTCTATCTACTATCTGGAGTCATCTTCTTTTCCTATGACTGTCTGCAATAAATTTAATtcacatttccttttcttttgcaatGCCCCATTTGCAGCTTATGTTTATCACGTAAATATTGTTTGTATGTTTGTGTATGCAGGGCCAGGAGCACCATCAATTTTTAACTGTGTAagtatgttgtgcttattcatgcAAATTATAGCACAAATCATCTCATGAATTAAATAAGGTATCTATTGTCTCTACTCTCTTGCCTCAACTCCCTCAAAATCAGTGCCAGACTGCTCATGCCTTGTGCTGACTCTTGGCATGATCATGCATTTAATTTCTGTGTGTTTTGCCAAGTGTGcgtccttctctctctctcaaaatttttttcatttgtgtAAACTCTTGAGAAGTATAGGCACTCGATTTTGTGGGTTTCTGCTTCTGTGCCTATCTCTAATGTACAAGTAAGAACTTGCAATGCTATAATTAAACTGCCCGTGTGATAGAGATCTGCCCCCCCCCACCCTTTTACCtgataatgatattttatttctttaattttcataGTGATTGCGAGTTTTGATGGATCCACAATATTCTGTTAAAAACCAGTCTGATTCTTTGTTATATGGCAGGTGGTTGAAATTGGAAAAGGCAGCAAAGTGAAGTATGAGCTTGACAAAGCTAGTGGGCTTATTAAAGTATGGTGAATTTTTCTCTCTTCCACTTGCCTTCTGATAATATCCTTTCTGTTATCTTAGAAAATGTTTTATTCAAATTCAAGGTGTCTTACCTTAAGCTAATGCTGATTGGCATGGGGAGACAAAGCAAGAGAATACTCAAAATTATACTAAAGTGAAAATGTCCCAAACTGAATTCTCGTCTCTTGGGGTTGTGGTGGTGCAAAGCCTTTGCAAATCCCGTACTTATCAGCAAGATGCAGTTGACATTTATTTGGAGCATGAACCAAAAATGGCTGCTGAACTTTGACTTCAATGAAAGCCAAAACATGGTCAAGATATCAACAATTGAGCTACTATATAGGATGGAAGAAAATATGGCTTCATTGGCCATTTAGTTTGACCAAGAGCAGTGCTTGGAGGATGAAAGACATCCTAGGCATTTAATTCCAACAACTCTCAACCTTGGCTTTGCATCCAACGTACAGAAAATAGTAAACTTGCTCTACCTTGTCCATAGAAGCCCTACTAGGCCGAGAATACCACAATGAGCGCCAATTTTGTCCAAGCAATGCTTGAACCTAGCGATGGAAGAGACTTGGTAAACATGTCAGCAAGATTGTTAGCTTCAGAGCTTTCCTTCAGCAATAGTCTCCTGAATGAAGTGATACTTCATGTCATTGTGTTTCATCCTTTCATGGATGGCTTTCCATCCTCCATGTGCATGCATTCTTCTTGGTCAGACTAAATGGCCTATCAAGCCATGTTCTTCTTCTGTCCTATTGAAGTAGCTATACTATTAGGATCATGCcatattttttgttttcatgCAAGTTACACTTGAGCAAGCTTTGCATGTTCACGTGCTGCACATTTTGTTGGAGCTCTCCTACAAATTGCAGTCACAGCACAGCTTGGGAATTTCACCGCTACACGCACTATAAGCATAAGGCCATCAGAGAGATAGAGAGCTCTTTAgagaaatttttccttttgtctACAACTATGAGTTCTCTGTAGTTTTATTGTTTCATCTGTTTTTGGGCTTTAGGCATTTTGTCCTAAGTTTTGTATTCTTCTTCATTATTGTCAAATTTGCTCTCCTCCCGTGGACTAGGTCTAATTCACCAAACTACGTAAATCTTCGTGTCATTATCTTTTAATATTCTTCTCCACAATTTATTATAGccttcattttcaattttctaggATGTCAAATTAACTTTTATCGAGTTACCTGGGACCCAGTCCTAACACATGGTCTTTTCTTGAATTAGTTGTATCGTTAACTTAAGACTGAAACAAAAGATCATTGTTGAAGATTTACTTTGTGTTATTAGGATTCAGAAATATAGAAGTCGACTTCTAAGAAGTTGGCTTCAATTATCtcccttttccttcttcctttctctGACTCTAGCTCCTTTCATCATCAGTTTTCAGTTTGGCCTGTCTACCCTCTCAAGCAAACTGTGGCAACATTAAAGAATAAATGTGCCTATTCCGGTTAAGCTTCACTTCAACATATTCAGACTTCCACGATTCTCTTCCCAATAAACTTCTCTTTGATATCTGTTGCATCTATGTCATTGCTTTTCTCATTGATGTTGCTTCCTCGATCAACTTTCTGTCTTGGCAAggaaattttagttttttttcagTGCCTCTTCAGCTTTATAGGCCTGTACTTTCTCCTCGAATTGAAATCACCTGTGTCAATTTGCGGCTTAAAAGCCCTATTGGGCTACTGGCATTGTTGTTGTTGGACCTGGGTGAATCCATGTTGTTgataaatatttcaataaattgcCCCCGAAGGCTGAGTTCACCATATCCACTAAGCGATACTATGTGAGATAAATTGGAGATTCATGTCTCATTTTCTGATGCCTGCATCTAGAGGCATTGAATTTCT
The genomic region above belongs to Coffea arabica cultivar ET-39 chromosome 7c, Coffea Arabica ET-39 HiFi, whole genome shotgun sequence and contains:
- the LOC140010274 gene encoding replication factor C subunit 3-like; this encodes MSFTTVMVLYDVDKAADNIQHLIKWIMDCYSDACKLILCCEDEVNILEHVKSRCKVINVEAPVTHEIIEVLIQIAGKEEFELPMSFAARIANKSKQNMRGAIMALEACKAQNYPFSEDQPIALGWEEVLVELAAGILADPSPKRISFIRGKFQKLLADFVHPKLILLKLVEQFLKGVDASSKREIYYWHSYYDKRLPTGTSALLKLEEFTAKFMSIQRRSLNHHQVS